A part of Gemmatimonadota bacterium genomic DNA contains:
- a CDS encoding Fic family protein, protein MRGTLVTKVWEWDPTLYAPPRYRKACKYEAFIPDALTGFEFEVTSGVAGVVSDAEQAIMTLNASARPALAPMARLLLRTESIASSKVEGMQVGIRQLARAESKLETGGKASSTILEVLGNIDAMQLAVDEAATVEQIGVEHLTEIHGKLMANSPNSRVAGVVRRDQNWIGGNDYNPCGADFVPPPAEHVDSLLRDLCEATGDDSLPPLVQAAMVHAQFETIHPFDDGNGRTGRALIHVVLRRRGIATSYVPPISVVLATQRERYIRGLAGFRSGEVGAWIEQFAAAAARAARLAADYLEAVTELMDEWRCQLAEGPAPRSDAAAWAVIDVLPAHPVITAPVAAAVTGRSKAAIHQAIRQLTDCGVLVALSESKRNRSWEAVGLLDLLESLESGRAPDRV, encoded by the coding sequence ATGCGCGGAACACTCGTCACCAAGGTCTGGGAGTGGGACCCCACGCTCTACGCGCCGCCGAGGTACCGGAAGGCCTGTAAGTACGAGGCGTTCATCCCCGATGCGTTGACCGGTTTCGAGTTCGAAGTGACCTCCGGGGTCGCTGGTGTCGTGTCTGACGCGGAGCAGGCGATCATGACCCTCAACGCGAGCGCTCGGCCCGCCCTCGCGCCCATGGCCCGCCTGCTGCTCCGCACGGAATCGATCGCATCATCGAAGGTGGAGGGTATGCAGGTAGGGATACGTCAACTCGCCCGTGCCGAGTCGAAGCTCGAGACCGGAGGGAAGGCCTCGTCCACGATCTTAGAAGTACTTGGGAACATCGATGCCATGCAGCTGGCGGTTGATGAAGCGGCTACCGTCGAGCAGATCGGTGTCGAACACCTTACAGAGATCCATGGCAAGCTGATGGCCAATTCCCCCAATTCGCGGGTCGCAGGCGTCGTCCGCAGGGATCAGAACTGGATCGGCGGGAATGACTACAATCCCTGCGGCGCCGACTTCGTCCCGCCGCCGGCGGAGCACGTCGATTCCTTGCTCCGTGATCTTTGTGAGGCCACTGGGGACGACTCGCTTCCTCCCCTCGTTCAGGCCGCAATGGTTCATGCGCAATTCGAGACAATCCATCCGTTCGATGACGGGAACGGGCGCACCGGCCGTGCGCTCATCCACGTAGTGCTCCGTCGCCGCGGCATCGCGACCTCATACGTCCCTCCCATCAGCGTCGTTCTGGCAACACAACGAGAACGCTATATCCGAGGCCTGGCCGGATTCAGATCTGGCGAGGTCGGTGCGTGGATTGAACAGTTCGCCGCTGCGGCGGCGCGTGCGGCGAGACTGGCAGCTGACTACCTCGAGGCGGTGACCGAGCTGATGGATGAGTGGCGCTGCCAGCTAGCCGAAGGCCCAGCGCCGAGGTCCGACGCCGCCGCGTGGGCAGTGATCGACGTCTTACCCGCGCATCCCGTCATCACCGCACCGGTTGCCGCTGCCGTGACGGGGCGATCCAAAGCCGCGATCCACCAAGCCATTCGGCAACTCACGGACTGTGGCGTTCTAGTGGCGCTCTCCGAGTCCAAGCGTAATCGCTCATGGGAGGCGGTTGGCCTTCTGGATCTCCTAGAGAGTCTGGAATCGGGCAGGGCACCCGACAGAGTTTGA
- a CDS encoding tryptophan 7-halogenase, which yields MSDRTSFEVIVLGGGPAGTAAATLLARRSHEVVLVRPASHPAGKLAESIPPSARRLLSELEVLEAVEAAGFYANTGNTVWWADADARGERFGTKEPGFHVDRVGLERVLVAAAESCGVRLLLGMLARAAVQSEDGWSVTCEGANGETLELRAPWLIDATGRHGLLARDVREPDRSTTTLALLRRFRRPGGWGDEVLGQTLIESYEDGWGWSVPLSSETRCVTAMIDQRHAELSGVDVGAMLETELAKTRHLGALLEGATPEDEGWACPASLYCASQYARPGLVLAGDAGSCIDPLSSYGVKKALASGWLAGVTAHTALIDPPMTEVAVDFFDTREREVYRSYRRRAAEFFEEAAAAYGHIYWATRAQAARTAGGERDGLDVDRLEALDGPPVSEQDVRTAFERIRARESLGAVRGSTVRPIERAAIAHQRIVLEQHLATDQHPEGIRFLRSVDLRTMSELAPEHDQVPELWSAYNGVEAPVPLPDFLTALATAFAAGLLEHRKD from the coding sequence ATGTCTGACCGCACCTCGTTCGAAGTCATCGTGCTCGGAGGCGGTCCCGCCGGCACCGCGGCGGCCACGCTGCTTGCCCGCCGGAGCCACGAGGTGGTGCTCGTCCGTCCCGCTTCCCATCCGGCCGGGAAGCTCGCCGAATCGATTCCGCCGTCCGCGCGGCGACTGCTCTCCGAGCTGGAGGTGCTCGAGGCTGTGGAGGCGGCCGGCTTCTATGCGAACACCGGCAACACCGTGTGGTGGGCGGACGCCGACGCGCGCGGCGAGCGATTCGGGACTAAAGAGCCCGGTTTCCACGTGGACCGAGTCGGCCTCGAGCGCGTACTGGTCGCGGCCGCGGAATCGTGCGGCGTCCGCCTGCTGCTCGGCATGCTGGCCCGCGCGGCGGTGCAGAGCGAGGACGGATGGAGTGTCACTTGTGAGGGCGCCAACGGCGAAACCCTCGAGCTGCGCGCCCCGTGGCTCATCGACGCCACGGGTCGGCACGGGCTGCTCGCCCGCGACGTGCGCGAGCCGGACCGTTCCACGACCACGCTGGCGTTGCTCCGCAGATTCCGGCGCCCGGGAGGCTGGGGGGATGAAGTGCTCGGCCAGACGCTCATCGAGAGCTACGAGGACGGATGGGGATGGTCGGTGCCGCTCTCGTCCGAGACCCGATGCGTGACCGCGATGATCGATCAGCGCCACGCGGAGCTGTCGGGCGTCGATGTCGGCGCGATGCTGGAGACGGAGCTGGCCAAGACGCGGCATCTCGGCGCGTTGCTCGAGGGCGCGACTCCGGAGGACGAGGGCTGGGCGTGCCCGGCGTCGCTCTACTGCGCGTCCCAGTATGCACGGCCGGGTCTCGTCCTCGCCGGCGACGCGGGGTCTTGCATCGACCCCCTCTCCTCGTACGGAGTGAAGAAGGCGCTGGCGTCGGGATGGCTCGCGGGGGTCACGGCGCACACGGCGCTCATCGACCCGCCGATGACGGAGGTCGCTGTCGACTTCTTCGACACCCGTGAACGCGAGGTCTACCGGAGCTACCGTCGGCGCGCCGCCGAATTCTTCGAGGAAGCGGCTGCCGCATACGGACATATATACTGGGCGACGCGCGCCCAAGCCGCGCGTACCGCCGGCGGAGAGAGAGACGGCCTCGACGTCGATCGGCTCGAGGCCCTCGACGGACCGCCGGTGTCGGAGCAAGACGTGCGCACGGCCTTCGAGCGAATCCGCGCCCGGGAGTCACTCGGTGCGGTCCGCGGCTCGACGGTTCGGCCGATCGAGAGAGCTGCGATCGCCCACCAGAGGATCGTGCTCGAACAGCACTTGGCAACCGACCAGCACCCAGAGGGCATCCGCTTCCTGAGGAGCGTGGATCTGCGCACGATGAGCGAACTGGCGCCTGAGCACGACCAGGTCCCCGAGCTGTGGAGCGCCTACAACGGAGTCGAAGCACCCGTGCCGCTCCCGGACTTTTTGACCGCGCTCGCCACTGCGTTCGCCGCAGGTCTGCTCGAGCATCGGAAGGATTGA
- the peaA gene encoding quinohemoprotein amine dehydrogenase subunit alpha, with protein MRATLADRRSASQDDRVTVPKHPTRLMVSAKRIALAVAGLAVSLAWTASPAFAQEDEDEEGYAITSQVVIESCQRCHAVHDEGRMTRISYLRKTPEGWQTSIRRMVALHDVGLTPTAAREIVRYLSDRQGIAPEELRPALFEVERRLTDHDYEGDSGVEFTCIQCHSMGRVMTQRRTKDEWGLLIATHRALYPLVDRFQFRRRGPAPTEPGPDGRPPDGRHPMDRAIDHLSSVYPLETTEWSAWSATMRPPRLAGTWALSGYEPGKGPIYGTVTISANPDDDAAFTTTASYMYAESGDAVERSGQALVYTGYQWRGRSNPGADSELREVMFVERDQREMSGRWFTGAYDEIGPDVKLRRVGGEAIITGVYPKAVARGEPVEVRVFGGGLTAGSVAGLDFGSGVTVVSVSGPNDGALRVSLTVADDAQIGARDLFAFGAFLEGALVVHDGVDRIAVTPETGMARVGGGNFPKGYQTYEAIGFDDGPDGEPETDDDLNLGRVDVSWSVEEYAATFGDDDVAFIGSMGQDGTFVPAIDGPNPDRVGSRNNVGDAWVIATHRTTEGAELRARAHLLVTVPLYMRFEPWKEVSR; from the coding sequence ATGCGCGCAACCCTGGCGGATCGTCGGTCAGCCTCCCAGGATGATCGGGTCACCGTTCCCAAACACCCCACCCGCCTGATGGTGTCTGCCAAACGCATCGCTCTTGCAGTCGCTGGCCTAGCGGTCTCTCTCGCATGGACTGCCTCACCGGCGTTCGCGCAGGAAGACGAAGACGAAGAGGGGTATGCGATCACGAGCCAAGTCGTAATCGAGAGCTGCCAACGGTGTCATGCCGTCCACGACGAGGGGCGCATGACCCGGATCTCGTATCTACGCAAGACGCCCGAAGGCTGGCAGACGTCGATCCGCAGGATGGTGGCGCTGCACGACGTAGGGCTGACGCCCACAGCGGCGCGGGAGATCGTGCGCTACCTCTCGGACCGGCAGGGCATCGCTCCCGAAGAGTTGCGCCCTGCCCTCTTCGAGGTGGAGCGACGCCTGACCGACCACGATTACGAGGGTGACTCGGGCGTCGAGTTCACGTGCATCCAATGTCATTCCATGGGGCGCGTGATGACGCAACGCCGCACGAAGGACGAGTGGGGACTGCTGATCGCGACGCACCGCGCACTCTATCCGCTGGTGGACCGCTTTCAGTTCAGGCGCCGCGGCCCAGCCCCGACCGAGCCAGGTCCGGATGGACGTCCGCCGGACGGACGCCACCCGATGGACAGGGCGATCGATCACCTCTCGAGCGTCTATCCGCTCGAGACCACGGAGTGGTCCGCGTGGTCTGCGACGATGCGTCCGCCCCGACTGGCGGGCACATGGGCGCTCTCCGGCTACGAGCCTGGCAAGGGCCCGATCTACGGAACGGTGACCATCTCGGCGAACCCGGACGACGACGCGGCCTTCACGACAACGGCGTCCTACATGTACGCCGAAAGCGGTGACGCCGTGGAGCGCTCCGGGCAGGCGTTGGTCTACACCGGATACCAGTGGCGCGGGCGCTCGAACCCGGGCGCGGACTCGGAGCTGCGCGAGGTCATGTTCGTGGAACGGGATCAGCGCGAGATGTCGGGCCGCTGGTTCACGGGCGCGTACGATGAGATCGGCCCGGACGTGAAGCTGCGGCGTGTGGGCGGTGAAGCGATCATTACCGGGGTATACCCGAAGGCGGTGGCGCGCGGGGAGCCGGTCGAGGTTCGTGTATTCGGCGGGGGGCTGACCGCCGGATCTGTAGCGGGCCTCGATTTCGGCTCTGGCGTCACCGTCGTCTCCGTGAGTGGCCCGAATGACGGCGCGTTGCGCGTGAGCCTCACCGTCGCGGACGACGCCCAGATCGGCGCGCGCGATCTCTTCGCCTTCGGTGCATTTCTCGAGGGCGCGCTCGTCGTTCATGACGGCGTGGACCGCATCGCGGTGACCCCGGAGACGGGCATGGCCCGAGTGGGCGGAGGCAACTTCCCGAAGGGATACCAGACCTATGAGGCGATCGGCTTCGACGACGGACCGGACGGCGAGCCCGAGACCGACGACGACCTGAACCTCGGTCGCGTAGACGTGTCCTGGTCCGTGGAAGAATACGCCGCGACGTTCGGAGACGACGACGTCGCTTTCATCGGCTCGATGGGCCAGGACGGGACGTTCGTTCCGGCGATCGACGGGCCGAATCCCGACCGTGTGGGCAGTCGTAACAACGTCGGCGACGCGTGGGTGATCGCGACCCATAGGACGACGGAGGGAGCAGAGTTGCGCGCTCGTGCGCACCTGCTGGTGACAGTTCCGCTCTACATGCGCTTTGAACCTTGGAAGGAGGTCTCCCGATGA
- the peaB gene encoding quinohemoprotein amine dehydrogenase maturation protein yields MNPPVTTASETIALREFHAFEAHGARFLYMVPSAGIFRMDGPSVAILDALEGGPRGAESLIEELSSDYSIEQIVETIEELTEIRAIGDVDAPKQQVPNDLPPAGFPLTTIVLNVTNKCNLACTYCYEYGEDKIVDTKYGDAPKFMSERTAEESVEFLLKESRGQEVAHLTFFGGETLLNFPVLQKTVAYARRRAAEEGKRIEFSLTTNATLLRPEIIEWLADNQIGVTISIDGPKEVQDGLRVFHNGKGTYDVIQPKIKELLRVHRSRPIGARVTLTQKNMDVLEIFRHLTEDMGFWEVGLAPVTSQDERDYAITPEGKDSMLGQFEILAQEWLQCALRDEHHGFSNVKDTLEEIHKGVSKAYGCGAGLGLMGVSTDGNVALCHRFAGSPEHTIGSVTEGIDRDVQNKFLRDHHIASKTDCHTCWARPICSGGCYHEAHVQYGESTHPNLHYCTWVRSWTHMCLEIYGALAEKNPKFLERFDA; encoded by the coding sequence ATGAACCCACCCGTGACGACCGCGTCGGAAACCATCGCGCTGCGCGAATTCCACGCCTTCGAGGCGCACGGTGCTCGCTTCCTCTACATGGTGCCGTCCGCGGGCATCTTCCGGATGGATGGTCCGTCGGTAGCGATCCTCGACGCGCTCGAGGGCGGACCACGAGGCGCCGAGTCGCTGATCGAAGAGCTCTCGAGCGACTACTCGATCGAGCAAATCGTGGAGACGATCGAGGAGCTCACCGAGATCCGAGCGATCGGAGACGTGGACGCGCCCAAGCAGCAAGTACCGAACGACCTACCGCCGGCCGGCTTCCCGCTCACGACGATAGTCCTCAACGTGACCAACAAGTGCAACTTGGCGTGCACCTACTGCTACGAGTACGGCGAGGACAAGATCGTCGATACCAAGTACGGTGACGCACCCAAGTTCATGAGCGAGCGGACGGCCGAAGAGAGCGTCGAGTTCCTGCTCAAGGAGTCGCGCGGCCAGGAGGTCGCGCACCTGACGTTCTTCGGGGGAGAAACGCTGCTCAACTTCCCGGTGCTGCAGAAGACCGTCGCCTACGCGCGCCGGCGCGCAGCGGAGGAAGGCAAGCGCATCGAGTTCTCTCTGACGACCAACGCCACGCTGCTCCGCCCCGAAATCATCGAGTGGCTCGCCGACAACCAGATCGGCGTGACGATCTCGATCGACGGCCCGAAGGAGGTGCAGGACGGGCTACGCGTCTTCCACAACGGCAAGGGCACGTACGATGTGATACAGCCGAAGATCAAAGAGCTCCTGCGCGTACACCGGAGCCGGCCGATCGGAGCGCGGGTCACGCTCACGCAGAAGAACATGGACGTGCTCGAGATCTTCCGTCATCTCACGGAGGACATGGGCTTCTGGGAGGTCGGTCTCGCACCGGTGACTTCCCAGGACGAGCGGGACTATGCGATCACGCCCGAAGGCAAGGATTCGATGCTCGGCCAATTCGAGATCCTCGCCCAGGAGTGGCTCCAGTGCGCGCTCCGTGACGAGCACCACGGCTTTTCGAACGTGAAGGATACGCTCGAGGAGATCCACAAGGGCGTGAGCAAGGCGTACGGATGTGGCGCGGGGCTCGGCTTGATGGGGGTGTCGACCGACGGCAACGTCGCGCTGTGCCACCGCTTCGCGGGCTCACCCGAGCACACCATCGGCTCGGTCACCGAAGGCATCGATCGCGATGTGCAGAACAAGTTCTTGCGAGACCACCACATCGCCTCGAAGACCGACTGTCACACTTGCTGGGCACGTCCGATCTGCTCAGGCGGATGTTATCACGAAGCTCACGTTCAGTACGGTGAGTCGACGCACCCGAACCTGCACTACTGCACCTGGGTTCGTAGCTGGACGCACATGTGCCTGGAGATCTACGGAGCGTTGGCCGAGAAGAACCCGAAGTTCCTGGAGCGTTTCGATGCATAG
- the qhpC gene encoding quinohemoprotein amine dehydrogenase subunit gamma: MKHLKGINQKAARIEAYVAYEAEEARVAELDVVALESRPPHEEDGPHFPLGCSLVFFPGWEADRQGGTAGLCQPVERDLFDCHLNCFWPAHVPDQLNHAPDWTGKCASAQKDWRTLDLIFP; encoded by the coding sequence GTGAAGCACCTGAAAGGCATCAACCAGAAAGCCGCTCGCATCGAGGCGTACGTTGCGTACGAGGCTGAAGAAGCGAGGGTAGCCGAGCTCGACGTGGTCGCGCTCGAGAGCAGACCGCCACACGAAGAAGATGGGCCGCACTTCCCGCTGGGATGCTCGCTGGTCTTCTTCCCCGGCTGGGAAGCGGATCGGCAGGGCGGGACCGCGGGTCTGTGCCAGCCGGTGGAGCGCGACCTCTTCGACTGTCACTTGAATTGCTTCTGGCCGGCGCACGTGCCCGACCAGCTCAATCACGCGCCAGACTGGACCGGCAAGTGCGCTTCTGCCCAGAAGGACTGGCGGACGCTCGATCTCATCTTCCCCTAG
- a CDS encoding ABC transporter ATP-binding protein, with the protein MTLLDPHFKRALAFVRPYAAPLVPVVLLSLAGTALNLVLPYLSKVLVDDALIAQDFGTLTRIVGLFVGVTVLSFGMNVLSGMRYMRVSADILFDMRLHLYRHLQRLSPRFYAKTPLGDVVSRINGDISEIQRVTTEAALSWFGQVVALIGTVGMLIYLDVRLFMVGLIALPPALFALVRYRRQLEDRVRELRERSADIGTFLIETLQGMRTVVGANAQEREVTKFRGKNYSFVDALLSMRLFTYLAGGLPGLMLSVGTGAVFLYGGYRVINGATTLGTFIAFMAYQMRLMSPIQGLMGLYSNLATARASLVRVHDLLDTPAEVTEPDEPVALTECEGAVALEGVRFGFGRGGEVLAGIDLKIPAGQVVALVGASGSGKSTIADLLSRQLDPEEGRVLLDGHDLRSLALQDVRRQVAVVEHAPFIFHATVAENVRYARPDATDAEIDEAIEAAGLSDLVAHMPDGTETVVGERGSQLSAGERQRLAIARAFLADPAVLIFDEATGALDPASEAVVLAGYDKLMRGRTTVVITHRIDLARQADRVVVIEDGKVAEDGPPSVLEAEGRAFRDVFLDVLTR; encoded by the coding sequence GTGACGCTGCTCGACCCTCACTTCAAGCGTGCCTTGGCGTTCGTGCGCCCCTACGCGGCGCCTCTGGTACCGGTCGTCCTGCTCTCGCTGGCGGGGACCGCGCTCAACCTGGTGCTTCCGTATCTGTCGAAGGTGCTCGTCGACGATGCGCTGATCGCACAGGACTTCGGCACGCTCACGCGCATCGTCGGCCTGTTCGTCGGGGTCACGGTGCTCTCGTTCGGCATGAACGTGCTGAGCGGCATGCGCTACATGAGGGTGTCCGCCGACATCCTCTTCGACATGAGGCTGCACCTGTATCGGCATCTGCAACGTCTGTCGCCTCGCTTTTACGCCAAGACGCCTCTGGGCGACGTAGTCTCGCGCATCAACGGGGACATCAGCGAGATCCAGCGCGTGACCACGGAGGCTGCACTCTCCTGGTTCGGTCAGGTGGTCGCGCTGATCGGCACCGTGGGCATGCTGATCTATCTCGACGTTCGGCTCTTCATGGTAGGGCTCATCGCGCTTCCGCCCGCGCTCTTCGCGCTCGTGCGCTACCGCAGACAGCTCGAGGACCGGGTACGAGAGCTGAGAGAACGCAGTGCCGACATCGGCACGTTCCTGATCGAGACGCTGCAGGGCATGCGCACCGTGGTCGGCGCCAACGCGCAGGAGCGAGAGGTCACGAAGTTCCGGGGGAAGAACTATTCGTTCGTCGACGCGCTGCTCTCCATGCGACTCTTCACGTACCTCGCGGGTGGGTTGCCGGGCCTCATGCTTTCGGTGGGCACGGGCGCGGTGTTCCTGTATGGAGGCTACCGCGTCATCAATGGAGCGACGACGCTCGGTACGTTCATCGCGTTCATGGCGTACCAGATGCGCCTCATGTCGCCCATCCAGGGGCTGATGGGGCTGTACTCCAACCTCGCCACGGCGCGCGCGTCGCTCGTGCGCGTGCACGATCTGCTCGACACACCCGCGGAGGTGACCGAGCCCGACGAACCCGTGGCGCTGACGGAGTGCGAGGGAGCGGTCGCGCTCGAGGGTGTGCGCTTCGGGTTCGGCAGGGGTGGTGAGGTGCTGGCGGGCATCGACCTGAAGATCCCTGCCGGCCAAGTCGTCGCCCTGGTGGGCGCGAGCGGCAGCGGCAAGTCGACGATCGCGGATCTACTCTCTCGGCAGCTCGACCCGGAAGAGGGGCGAGTGCTGCTCGACGGCCACGATCTGCGGTCCTTGGCGCTGCAGGACGTTCGGCGGCAAGTGGCGGTCGTTGAGCACGCTCCGTTCATCTTCCACGCCACGGTTGCCGAGAACGTTCGCTACGCACGCCCGGACGCGACAGACGCGGAGATCGACGAGGCGATCGAAGCCGCGGGTCTGTCCGACCTGGTTGCGCACATGCCTGACGGTACCGAGACCGTGGTAGGCGAACGCGGAAGCCAACTGTCGGCCGGCGAACGCCAGCGACTCGCCATCGCGCGCGCGTTCCTCGCCGACCCCGCGGTGCTGATCTTCGATGAAGCCACCGGGGCACTCGATCCGGCCTCCGAGGCCGTGGTGCTCGCGGGCTACGACAAGCTCATGCGCGGTCGTACCACGGTGGTGATCACACACCGTATCGACCTGGCGAGACAGGCGGACAGGGTTGTCGTCATCGAGGACGGCAAGGTCGCCGAAGACGGTCCGCCCAGTGTTCTCGAGGCGGAGGGGCGGGCGTTTCGCGATGTCTTCCTGGACGTGCTGACCAGATGA
- a CDS encoding S8 family serine peptidase codes for MTDAPVTVAIVDSGVNVPHPHLPGVAGGVFIDLHGKEHEDYTDGLGHGTAVASAIHEKAPAAEIYAVKVFEDALATTVPTLVRAIDWASERGVRLVNLSLGTPNDFRADELVPAVERSIERGTIIVSAHEHEGQPMYPGCLEGVVGVMLSWDQPRERVATVVLESGGSALVASGYPRPIPGVPPERNLNGISFAVANATGALAAALAGSPGRRSAEAAMDALRSEGERV; via the coding sequence ATGACTGACGCCCCCGTCACCGTCGCGATCGTCGACAGCGGCGTCAACGTACCTCACCCCCATTTGCCGGGAGTCGCGGGCGGGGTGTTCATCGACCTGCATGGCAAGGAGCACGAGGACTATACGGACGGTTTGGGTCACGGCACCGCTGTCGCCTCCGCGATCCACGAGAAGGCGCCGGCTGCCGAGATCTACGCCGTGAAGGTCTTCGAAGACGCGCTCGCGACCACTGTTCCTACGCTGGTGCGCGCGATCGACTGGGCGTCCGAGCGCGGTGTCCGACTCGTGAACCTGAGCCTGGGCACGCCGAACGACTTTCGTGCCGACGAGCTGGTGCCGGCCGTCGAGCGCTCGATCGAGCGGGGAACGATTATCGTCTCCGCGCACGAGCACGAGGGACAACCCATGTACCCCGGGTGCCTGGAGGGCGTCGTGGGCGTGATGCTGTCCTGGGATCAACCCAGAGAGAGGGTAGCGACGGTCGTTCTCGAGTCCGGCGGCTCTGCGCTCGTCGCGTCGGGCTACCCACGCCCGATCCCGGGCGTGCCGCCCGAGCGCAATCTCAACGGAATCAGCTTCGCGGTCGCGAACGCCACCGGAGCGCTCGCCGCGGCCCTCGCCGGAAGCCCCGGGCGGCGATCGGCCGAAGCCGCGATGGATGCGCTCCGGAGTGAGGGGGAACGGGTCTGA
- a CDS encoding leucine-rich repeat domain-containing protein: MKRGSRVLVTGLLLSTPGCSDSTGPLLGPEELCGSQENAVAAFADPGLEAKVRTALGLASGGALTCELVTSLESLPANDGGITSLAGAQNLTGLDELLLAGNSISDISALSGLTGLELLDLRENSITDISALSGLSSLIGLTLSRNSVSDVSPLGGLTGLQVLGLDHNSISDISPLAGITGMLRLVLFNNSITNLTPLSGLTDLNLLDLGENSVAELSPLSGLTTLAVLGLDGTSISDVGPLTGLTFLTTLVLDNNNALTDIQPLIDNAGLGRNATVYLTGTNVRCEDIAMLEANGVTVISECP, from the coding sequence ATGAAGCGCGGGTCGCGTGTGCTGGTGACCGGGCTGCTGCTCTCCACTCCAGGGTGTAGTGACTCCACCGGGCCACTTCTCGGCCCCGAGGAACTCTGCGGCAGTCAGGAGAACGCGGTCGCGGCATTCGCGGACCCCGGTCTCGAAGCCAAGGTGCGGACCGCTCTGGGGCTCGCCAGCGGCGGCGCGCTCACGTGCGAGCTCGTCACCTCTCTCGAGTCCCTGCCCGCCAACGATGGCGGGATCACGAGCCTGGCGGGGGCGCAGAATCTCACCGGCCTCGATGAGCTGCTTCTCGCCGGCAACTCGATCTCCGATATCAGCGCGCTGAGTGGGCTCACCGGCCTCGAGCTCCTCGACCTACGCGAAAACTCCATCACGGACATCAGCGCGCTGAGCGGGCTGTCCAGCCTCATCGGCCTCACTCTCAGTCGGAATTCGGTCAGCGACGTCAGCCCGCTTGGCGGCCTCACTGGTCTGCAGGTCCTCGGCCTGGATCACAACTCGATAAGCGACATCAGCCCGTTGGCCGGGATCACTGGCATGCTTCGCTTGGTCCTCTTCAACAACTCGATTACCAACCTCACCCCGCTGAGTGGGCTGACCGACCTCAACCTGCTCGACCTAGGCGAAAACTCCGTCGCCGAGCTCTCTCCTCTGAGTGGCCTCACGACGCTCGCGGTCCTCGGCCTCGATGGGACCTCGATTTCGGATGTCGGCCCGCTGACTGGGCTGACGTTCCTGACTACCCTTGTGCTCGACAACAACAACGCGCTTACTGATATCCAGCCCTTGATCGACAACGCGGGGCTTGGGAGAAACGCCACGGTTTATCTCACCGGGACGAACGTGCGCTGCGAGGATATCGCGATGCTGGAGGCGAACGGCGTCACGGTGATCTCAGAGTGCCCCTGA